The proteins below are encoded in one region of Methanosarcina barkeri 3:
- a CDS encoding DUF362 domain-containing protein, with amino-acid sequence MASKVYFADLRAKNPQENTISKIQRLFDEAGFAELLGEGDLTAIKIHFGEYGNDGYINPVFVRQVVEKIREAGAKPFVTDTNTLYSGSRHNAVDHLTTAIEHGFDYSVVRAPLIISDGLKSQNSADVEIGKKHFESVKIGADIAAADSMIVMSHFKGHIVAGFGGAIKNLAMGCAPAIGKKEQHFRTSPHVNQDKCIGCEKCVEICPVGASSLLGEVSMIDPNICISCGQCMEVCPVGAITIDWEHDIPEFLESLTEYAYGAVKGKEGKVGYINFLLKITPDCDCVPWSDAPIVPDIGILASKDPVALDQASYDLVNRQKGLVNSSLQCNHEAGADKFKGAWPMIDGTHQLKYGEEIGMGRREYKLIEI; translated from the coding sequence ATGGCAAGTAAAGTTTATTTCGCAGACCTGAGGGCAAAAAATCCGCAGGAGAATACGATCAGCAAAATTCAGAGGCTCTTCGACGAAGCAGGTTTTGCCGAACTCCTTGGAGAAGGTGATTTGACTGCGATCAAGATTCATTTTGGAGAGTATGGGAACGATGGATACATAAATCCCGTTTTTGTGCGGCAGGTTGTGGAAAAGATCAGGGAAGCCGGAGCAAAACCGTTTGTCACGGATACGAATACTCTTTACTCAGGCAGCCGGCATAATGCAGTTGACCACCTGACGACTGCGATTGAACACGGTTTTGATTATTCCGTTGTCAGGGCTCCGCTTATCATATCTGACGGTTTGAAGAGCCAGAACTCTGCAGATGTAGAGATCGGAAAGAAACATTTCGAGTCCGTGAAAATAGGAGCGGATATTGCTGCTGCGGATTCTATGATTGTGATGTCTCATTTCAAGGGACATATAGTAGCCGGTTTTGGAGGGGCTATAAAGAACCTCGCTATGGGCTGTGCTCCTGCAATCGGCAAGAAGGAACAGCATTTCAGGACAAGCCCGCATGTAAATCAGGATAAGTGTATAGGCTGCGAGAAATGTGTTGAAATTTGTCCTGTAGGAGCTTCTTCTCTTCTTGGAGAGGTTTCAATGATTGATCCCAATATCTGTATAAGCTGCGGACAGTGTATGGAAGTTTGCCCTGTGGGGGCTATAACTATAGATTGGGAACATGACATTCCTGAGTTTCTGGAGAGTCTTACGGAGTATGCTTACGGAGCAGTAAAAGGAAAGGAAGGAAAAGTGGGTTACATAAATTTTCTGCTTAAAATTACCCCTGACTGCGACTGTGTGCCCTGGAGTGATGCTCCGATTGTGCCTGATATAGGGATTCTCGCTTCAAAAGACCCTGTTGCTCTTGACCAGGCAAGCTACGACCTCGTAAATAGACAGAAAGGGCTCGTCAACTCCTCCCTTCAGTGCAACCACGAAGCTGGAGCCGATAAGTTCAAAGGGGCATGGCCAATGATCGATGGAACCCACCAGCTCAAGTACGGAGAAGAAATCGGCATGGGTCGCCGTGAGTATAAATTGATTGAGATTTGA
- a CDS encoding PAS domain S-box protein: MSTYLTRHLAHKIQSLSVNLSVKKKSGDYAYLEENGTYILDSRGSISRITGVVKDITEQKLASKNLQKSEERYRTAAEQTGQLVFDQARYA; the protein is encoded by the coding sequence ATAAGTACTTATTTAACCAGGCATCTTGCCCATAAAATACAGAGTTTATCTGTGAATTTGAGTGTCAAAAAAAAGAGCGGTGATTATGCCTATCTTGAAGAAAACGGAACCTATATACTGGACTCAAGAGGAAGTATAAGCAGGATCACCGGAGTCGTAAAAGATATAACAGAACAAAAGCTTGCAAGCAAAAACCTGCAAAAAAGTGAGGAAAGGTACCGCACAGCAGCCGAGCAGACAGGGCAGCTAGTATTTGATCAGGCTCGATACGCATGA
- a CDS encoding acetylserotonin O-methyltransferase, with protein METQIGNKAESDKEVHKQQTEPGTEPSTQNKETNPRFNKQNEDTEEVKSQLSVGIEIKDGSNAEKAEELFQKPEIDFDRFFKFIDSSIQGLKEYSLIASALELGVFEALNTPLSARNLAEKLGCDPLLMPYFCEALHSLGFLDRFEEGMDKEEEKAQVVKTDPVAGQEKGKSETGSENTDKEINNGGAVYLVSELSATYLLESSPFSQQHYLAERVRNVERWARLPQILKQGPDIVEKGPFFGEIVHCMAENARCGLLQETIKVVTENIDFTNVKRLLDIGGGHGLYAVAFSKLNKDLQAFVFDLPPVTAETRYFIEKYGASRVDTIQGDFFKDEIGSNYDLIFSSFNPGGKVPSLIPKIAEALNPGGIFVTRQMPDEKMKSNPLLSLDWNLWTFEGVKKGRSGYSFENSVPFNEYIGLLGNYGLEVFRALDMIDGSRIVFARKIT; from the coding sequence ATGGAAACTCAAATTGGAAACAAAGCAGAATCTGACAAGGAAGTTCATAAGCAACAAACAGAACCCGGAACAGAACCTAGTACACAAAATAAAGAAACAAATCCGAGATTCAATAAACAAAATGAAGATACGGAAGAAGTAAAAAGCCAGTTAAGTGTCGGAATCGAAATTAAAGACGGCAGTAATGCTGAAAAAGCTGAGGAATTATTTCAAAAGCCTGAGATTGATTTTGATCGCTTTTTCAAGTTTATCGATTCTTCAATTCAGGGTTTAAAAGAGTACAGTCTGATTGCCTCGGCTCTTGAGCTCGGAGTATTTGAAGCGCTTAATACTCCTTTGTCAGCAAGGAACCTGGCTGAAAAGCTTGGCTGTGATCCTCTGCTCATGCCTTATTTCTGTGAAGCTCTTCACAGTCTCGGATTCCTTGATAGATTTGAGGAAGGGATGGATAAGGAAGAAGAAAAGGCTCAGGTTGTAAAAACAGATCCAGTAGCCGGTCAAGAAAAAGGAAAATCCGAAACCGGATCCGAGAACACTGATAAAGAAATAAATAATGGTGGAGCAGTATACCTTGTCTCGGAACTCAGTGCGACTTATCTCCTGGAAAGTTCTCCGTTTTCTCAGCAGCATTACCTTGCCGAAAGGGTCCGAAATGTTGAACGCTGGGCTCGCCTTCCTCAGATTCTAAAACAGGGACCTGACATTGTCGAAAAAGGACCTTTTTTTGGAGAAATTGTCCACTGCATGGCTGAAAACGCACGTTGTGGCCTGCTTCAGGAAACTATAAAGGTTGTCACGGAAAACATTGATTTTACAAACGTCAAAAGGCTGCTTGACATCGGGGGAGGGCACGGGCTTTATGCAGTCGCTTTTTCAAAGCTTAACAAAGACCTTCAGGCTTTTGTTTTCGACCTTCCTCCTGTTACTGCAGAAACAAGATATTTCATAGAGAAATACGGAGCTTCAAGAGTAGATACAATCCAGGGGGATTTTTTTAAAGATGAAATAGGAAGTAACTATGACCTTATCTTTTCTTCCTTTAACCCCGGAGGAAAAGTTCCTTCCCTTATCCCCAAGATAGCTGAAGCATTAAATCCAGGAGGCATTTTCGTAACCAGGCAGATGCCTGACGAGAAAATGAAATCAAACCCGCTTCTCAGTCTTGACTGGAACCTCTGGACTTTTGAAGGTGTGAAAAAAGGGAGATCAGGCTACAGTTTCGAAAACAGCGTTCCCTTTAATGAATATATAGGGCTGCTTGGCAATTACGGGCTTGAAGTCTTCCGTGCTCTTGACATGATAGACGGCTCAAGGATTGTGTTTGCACGGAAAATAACCTGA
- the rsgA gene encoding ribosome small subunit-dependent GTPase A has protein sequence MNNHSETESSIHCDADKIPGWNKELELAFSAYKGPYTPGRIASRHKTVCEVLVSGAVVQAGISGALLKIGKQPVVGDFVVLLDQPELGSRMVVNILPRRTCLSRGAAGDGGGEQVIAANLDTIFIVTSYGKDLNLRRLERYLAIVYSSGASPVILLNKIDLEDNPTRLVEKVRSIAGNVPVIPLSALSKTGLEELSPYLNQGETVALIGSSGVGKSTLINAFLGKTVQKTGDIRKDDEKGRHTTTVRQLFLLPNGAVLIDNPGIREIQLGDSAEGLEKAFSEIVDAARNCKFKDCTHRDEPGCAVLKAVENGIIPEERLASYHRLTGELIFQSKKAEIGLKRLEKEKCKKIALDIKKYKKSTGKL, from the coding sequence ATGAACAATCATAGCGAAACAGAAAGTTCAATTCACTGCGACGCCGATAAAATTCCAGGCTGGAATAAAGAACTTGAACTGGCTTTTTCTGCCTATAAAGGCCCCTACACGCCCGGAAGAATCGCATCAAGGCATAAAACGGTCTGCGAGGTCCTTGTCTCTGGAGCTGTCGTACAGGCTGGAATCTCAGGTGCGCTTCTGAAAATTGGGAAGCAGCCGGTTGTAGGGGATTTTGTGGTTTTGCTTGACCAGCCTGAACTGGGCTCACGTATGGTTGTAAATATTCTGCCCAGGAGGACCTGCCTTTCAAGAGGGGCAGCAGGAGACGGGGGCGGAGAGCAGGTAATTGCTGCAAACCTTGATACCATTTTTATCGTGACGTCTTATGGTAAGGATCTCAACCTTCGAAGGCTTGAGAGGTATCTTGCCATTGTGTATTCTTCAGGTGCAAGCCCTGTAATTTTACTTAACAAAATCGACCTTGAAGATAACCCAACCCGGCTGGTAGAAAAAGTTCGGTCGATTGCAGGTAACGTACCTGTTATTCCGTTAAGCGCCCTTTCAAAAACCGGGCTTGAAGAACTTAGCCCTTACCTCAACCAAGGGGAAACAGTTGCATTAATAGGCTCCTCCGGTGTCGGAAAATCCACGCTTATCAACGCTTTTCTCGGTAAAACCGTCCAGAAAACCGGAGATATCCGGAAAGACGATGAAAAAGGAAGGCATACAACTACAGTTCGCCAGCTCTTCCTGCTTCCGAATGGAGCAGTCCTTATAGACAATCCTGGGATCAGGGAAATACAGCTCGGAGACTCTGCAGAAGGGCTTGAAAAAGCTTTTTCCGAGATCGTTGACGCAGCCCGCAATTGTAAGTTTAAAGACTGCACTCACCGCGACGAGCCGGGCTGTGCTGTGCTGAAGGCGGTTGAAAACGGGATAATTCCTGAGGAACGGCTTGCCAGTTATCACAGATTAACTGGAGAACTCATATTCCAGTCAAAAAAAGCAGAAATTGGCCTAAAACGACTTGAAAAGGAGAAATGCAAGAAAATAGCGCTGGATATTAAAAAATATAAGAAATCTACAGGGAAACTGTAA